The Falco peregrinus isolate bFalPer1 chromosome 9, bFalPer1.pri, whole genome shotgun sequence genome includes a window with the following:
- the LOC101912348 gene encoding olfactory receptor 1019-like: MVRGNKTTVDEFILLGITDTWELQVILFVLLLLICVTSLVGNLGMIALIRFDSRLHTPMYYFLCHLSLVDLGNSSAVSPKMLVSFFDERKAISLAGCAAQMYFCGVCMITECYLLAAMAYDRYMAICNPLLYVAAMSQKVCVQLAVGSYVVAAVNEIVLVSSVFSLHFCGPNVINHFFCDIPPLLKLSCSSTTVNEHMLFTIGTLVALSTLVFIVVSYGYILTAVLRIRSSEGRHKAISTCAPQLTSVSVFYGTMIFMYLRPSSSYSLDQDKVVSVVYTMVIPMLNPLIYSLRNMEVKDALKKLLGKVLVSFRSQTGKEVSHYTK; encoded by the coding sequence ATGGTTAGAGGAAACAAGACAACTGTTGATGAGTTCATTCTCTTGGGAATCACAGATACTTGGGAGCTGCAGGTCATTCTCTTTGTGTTGCTCCTTCTTATCTGTGTCACCTCATTGGTGGGGAATCTCGGCATGATTGCATTAATCAGGTTTGACTCACGACTCCACACCCCCATGTACTACTTCCTCTGCCACCTCTCTCTGGTAGACCTAGGTAATTCCTCAGCGGTTTCTCCCAAAATGCTAGTGAGCTTCTTTGATGAAAGGAAAGCCATCTCTCTGGCAGGGTGTGCAGCCCAGATGTACTTCTGTGGAGTCTGCATGATCACCGAGTGTTACCTGCTGGCTGCGATGGCCTATGACCGGTACATGGCCATCTGTAACCCTCTGCTCTACGTGGCCGCCATGTCTCAAAAGGTTTGTGTCCAACTGGCTGTGGGATCCTATGTAGTAGCTGCTGTGAATGAAATAGTGCTTGTCAGCTCAGTGTTCAGTTTACACTTCTGTGGCCCTAATGTCATCAATCACTTCTTCTGTGACATTCCTCCGCTCCTGAAACTTTCCTGCTCCAGCACTACAGTCAACGAACATATGCTTTTCACCATTGGTACTTTGGTTGCGCTCAGCACTTTAGTATTCATTGTTGTCTCTTACGGTTATATCCTTACTGCTGTCCTGAGGATCCGCTCGTCAGAGGGCAGGCACAAAGCTATCTCCACCTGTGCCCCACAGTTGACATCAGTCTCAGTTTTTTACGGGACTATGATATTCATGTACCTCCGTCCCAGTTCTAGCTACTCCCTGGACCAGGACAAAGTGGTATCTGTTGTGTACACCATGGTGATCCCCATGctgaaccccctcatctacagccTGCGGAACATGGAGGTGAAGGATGCTCTCAAGAAACTCCTCGGAAAAGTTCTTGTTTCCTTTAGAAGTCAAACTGGTAAAGAGGTGTCACACTACACAAAATAA